The following proteins are co-located in the Fusobacteria bacterium ZRK30 genome:
- the yqeH gene encoding ribosome biogenesis GTPase YqeH: protein MIKKCNGCGIELQSEDKSKQGYVPKEMLKGKKSATCQRCFKLTNYGDFIPMEMTAEDYRKEVQRSAKSAKIVLAVFDIIDFEGSFDDEILDILREKDSIVIINKIDLIPGGKHASEVANWVKERLAEEGIVPLDIAIVSAKNTYGVNGIIRKINHFCPHGAKVMVMGTTNVGKSSIINRLLGEKKATISKYPGTTLKATKNVIPDSNITIIDTPGLIPTGRISDLVCEKCHLDIVPSKEISRKTFKVNADKIILIGGLVKVKVLTDNEMKPIFSIFASKNVTFHDTKEERVEKLITEHTGTLITPPCEKCKDEFYALPTKTEVYDLNVEEELVFKGLGWISVKRGPLKVEVTLPKTAEVIVRDAFIQPKRPVK, encoded by the coding sequence ATAATAAAAAAATGTAACGGTTGTGGTATTGAACTACAGAGTGAAGATAAAAGTAAACAGGGTTATGTCCCTAAAGAGATGTTAAAAGGAAAAAAAAGTGCAACCTGCCAAAGATGTTTTAAATTAACTAACTACGGTGACTTTATTCCTATGGAGATGACTGCTGAAGATTATAGAAAAGAGGTTCAGCGTTCTGCTAAAAGTGCTAAAATAGTCTTAGCTGTATTCGATATTATTGACTTTGAAGGATCATTTGACGATGAAATATTAGATATTTTAAGAGAGAAAGATTCTATTGTAATCATCAATAAGATCGATCTAATCCCTGGAGGAAAACATGCCAGTGAAGTAGCTAACTGGGTAAAGGAAAGACTTGCAGAGGAAGGTATCGTTCCCCTGGATATCGCTATAGTCAGTGCTAAAAATACTTATGGTGTTAACGGTATAATCAGAAAGATAAACCATTTCTGCCCGCATGGTGCAAAAGTTATGGTAATGGGAACTACAAATGTTGGAAAATCAAGTATCATAAATAGATTATTGGGAGAGAAGAAAGCTACTATCTCTAAATATCCTGGTACTACACTTAAGGCCACTAAAAATGTAATCCCTGATTCTAATATTACAATAATAGATACTCCTGGATTGATACCTACTGGAAGAATATCTGACCTGGTATGCGAGAAATGTCATTTGGATATCGTTCCTTCTAAGGAGATCTCTAGAAAAACATTTAAAGTGAATGCGGATAAAATAATCTTAATCGGTGGATTAGTTAAAGTTAAAGTTCTGACTGATAATGAGATGAAACCTATATTCAGTATATTTGCTTCTAAAAATGTAACTTTCCATGATACAAAAGAAGAAAGGGTAGAAAAACTTATTACAGAACATACAGGGACTTTAATAACTCCTCCATGTGAGAAGTGTAAGGATGAATTCTATGCTCTACCTACAAAGACTGAAGTTTATGATCTAAATGTAGAAGAGGAACTTGTATTTAAGGGACTTGGGTGGATCTCTGTAAAGAGAGGACCGTTAAAAGTAGAGGTTACCCTTCCAAAAACTGCAGAAGTTATAGTAAGGGATGCATTTATCCAACCCAAAAGGCCAGTAAAATAA
- a CDS encoding O-antigen ligase family protein, which translates to MLKKIKLLPLMIILGVVPLIVRLKIIPTPIGSLDYLAYPLGENNFDFFSYYKAVFIVALSTIGLMFFFIKGEVIKTKYYIPLIFMGILANLSTVFSPFTSIVLKGVGDRYEGIFVWLSYLIITFLTVNLARTKKDIKILLGAAFAGVIIISILGSFQFFGLDLFKSDFGKHLILPKDLWGIADTLNFKFDKYIIYATYFNPNYGGSLMVMFLFFAAMTFLSVKGKLYNVLTYLFYILIYINWLGCRSRAGFLAGQFTLMFFIFFYRKKIIKKSKKIILLIVTSLIIGIIMDNFSENSLGKKLYDTELSKYNPIREMVLNNPNDLVVTTDRVSLNIITKDNKLIFKDEEGRLLSPKFMNNQYKFTDKRYGKFEIEKRKEDYYNIVYDKFSYPLILRNNGFKTIGFQGRLSDIHMADRVKWMDGYETKGSSRIYIWSRTIPKLKQTGFLGGGPDTYSLIFPQEDNFGKRIAFGNPSMIVDKPHNLYLQILINMGYLFFIGFVVFIGSYLIQSVKIYRNREFNSFYEVVGLATALAISGYLAAGMFNDSAVSVAPYFWFFMGLGIAINKKLEG; encoded by the coding sequence ATGTTAAAAAAAATAAAATTATTACCGTTGATGATTATCCTGGGAGTGGTACCCTTAATAGTGAGATTAAAGATTATACCAACTCCCATAGGAAGTCTGGATTATCTGGCATATCCATTGGGAGAGAATAACTTTGATTTTTTCTCCTACTACAAGGCTGTCTTTATTGTAGCTCTTTCGACTATAGGGCTCATGTTTTTTTTCATAAAGGGTGAGGTTATAAAAACAAAATACTATATCCCTTTAATATTCATGGGGATATTAGCTAACTTATCTACAGTATTTTCTCCCTTTACATCGATAGTTTTAAAAGGGGTTGGAGACAGGTACGAGGGGATTTTTGTGTGGCTGTCATATCTGATAATAACTTTTTTAACTGTCAACTTGGCGAGGACTAAAAAAGATATAAAAATACTTTTAGGAGCAGCCTTTGCAGGGGTTATTATAATATCAATTCTAGGGAGCTTTCAGTTTTTTGGATTGGACCTATTTAAGAGTGATTTCGGTAAACACCTGATCCTGCCTAAAGACCTTTGGGGAATAGCTGACACTCTAAATTTTAAATTTGATAAATATATTATCTATGCTACCTACTTTAATCCAAACTATGGCGGGTCATTGATGGTTATGTTTTTATTCTTTGCTGCAATGACTTTTTTGAGTGTAAAGGGGAAGTTATATAATGTTTTGACTTATTTATTTTATATCCTGATCTATATAAATTGGCTGGGGTGCCGATCTAGAGCCGGTTTTTTAGCAGGACAATTCACATTGATGTTTTTTATTTTCTTTTATAGGAAAAAAATAATTAAAAAATCAAAAAAAATAATCCTGCTCATAGTTACATCTTTAATCATAGGTATAATAATGGATAATTTTTCAGAAAACTCCCTGGGTAAAAAGTTATATGATACAGAACTGTCAAAATATAATCCTATAAGAGAGATGGTTCTAAATAATCCCAATGATTTGGTGGTTACAACAGATAGAGTTTCATTAAATATTATCACAAAAGATAATAAGTTAATTTTTAAAGATGAGGAAGGCAGATTACTTTCACCTAAATTTATGAATAATCAATATAAATTTACCGATAAAAGGTATGGAAAGTTTGAAATTGAGAAAAGAAAAGAAGATTACTATAATATAGTCTATGATAAGTTTAGTTATCCTTTAATCTTAAGAAATAATGGTTTTAAAACCATTGGATTTCAGGGGAGACTTAGTGATATCCATATGGCTGATAGGGTTAAATGGATGGACGGGTATGAGACAAAGGGGAGTTCAAGAATATATATATGGTCTAGAACTATTCCAAAATTAAAACAGACTGGATTTTTAGGAGGAGGACCTGACACCTATTCTTTAATCTTCCCCCAAGAGGACAATTTTGGAAAGAGGATAGCCTTTGGAAATCCTAGTATGATAGTGGATAAACCCCATAATCTGTATTTACAAATACTCATCAATATGGGGTATCTATTCTTTATAGGCTTTGTAGTTTTTATTGGATCTTACCTGATTCAATCTGTAAAAATTTATAGAAATAGAGAATTTAATAGTTTTTATGAAGTTGTGGGCTTAGCTACAGCACTAGCTATAAGTGGTTATCTGGCTGCTGGGATGTTTAATGACAGTGCAGTATCGGTAGCACCATATTTTTGGTTTTTTATGGGATTAGGTATAGCAATAAACAAAAAGCTGGAAGGGTAA
- a CDS encoding M20/M25/M40 family metallo-hydrolase, giving the protein MINEKRIVDNFLDMVKIPSPSLKERAMADCVKVELEKIGLEVTEDNAGESCNGNAGNIIGVLKAKGSNKKKILFSAHMDTVLPCDKITPIIEDGIIKSDGTSVLGGDDKAGIAAILEMLKQLKENNLDHPEIIVVFSIAEEIGLFGARAMDIEKYAPDFGIIIDSGGKPGTVTIQAPFAAKGKIEIIGKPAHAGLEPENGINALVVASHAITKLRLGRVDENTTSNIGVVTGGAAVNIVMPSVSMMYEARSFDGKVLDKLLSETKAIFTETAKEFGAEFKESIVKGYDGFKIEAGSEILEILEGACKDINIEYKPMKSGGGSDTNIYNGKGIPSVNLGIGMSKVHTKEEFIKIKDMVGCTKLLLSIIDKI; this is encoded by the coding sequence ATGATAAATGAAAAAAGAATCGTAGATAATTTTTTAGATATGGTTAAAATCCCATCACCATCTCTAAAAGAAAGAGCTATGGCTGATTGTGTAAAAGTTGAATTAGAAAAGATCGGTCTTGAAGTTACTGAAGATAACGCAGGTGAAAGTTGTAACGGTAATGCCGGTAATATCATTGGTGTCTTAAAAGCTAAAGGTTCTAATAAAAAGAAAATATTATTTAGTGCTCATATGGACACTGTTTTACCTTGTGATAAGATTACTCCGATTATAGAAGATGGAATCATTAAATCAGATGGTACCTCTGTTTTAGGGGGAGACGACAAAGCTGGTATTGCAGCTATCTTAGAGATGCTTAAACAATTAAAGGAAAATAACTTAGATCACCCTGAGATTATAGTTGTCTTTTCTATTGCAGAAGAGATCGGTCTTTTCGGTGCTCGTGCTATGGATATAGAAAAATATGCTCCTGATTTTGGAATCATCATCGACTCAGGTGGTAAACCTGGAACTGTTACTATACAGGCTCCATTTGCAGCGAAAGGAAAGATCGAAATCATTGGTAAACCAGCTCATGCAGGTTTAGAGCCTGAAAATGGGATAAATGCATTGGTAGTGGCATCCCACGCCATCACTAAATTAAGATTAGGAAGGGTAGATGAAAACACCACTTCTAATATTGGTGTAGTAACTGGAGGAGCCGCTGTAAATATTGTAATGCCTAGTGTATCTATGATGTATGAGGCTAGAAGTTTTGATGGTAAAGTTTTAGACAAATTACTATCTGAAACTAAAGCTATCTTCACTGAGACAGCAAAAGAGTTTGGGGCAGAATTTAAAGAATCAATCGTAAAGGGATATGATGGATTTAAAATCGAAGCAGGTAGTGAGATTTTAGAGATTTTAGAGGGTGCTTGTAAAGATATAAATATCGAATATAAACCTATGAAATCTGGTGGTGGAAGTGACACTAATATCTACAATGGAAAGGGAATACCTTCTGTTAATCTAGGTATAGGTATGAGTAAAGTACATACTAAAGAGGAATTTATTAAAATCAAAGATATGGTAGGATGTACAAAATTATTACTTTCTATTATAGATAAAATATAG